In Phragmites australis chromosome 17, lpPhrAust1.1, whole genome shotgun sequence, the following are encoded in one genomic region:
- the LOC133896626 gene encoding uncharacterized protein LOC133896626 has translation MQQTVKWSTGGGMAEAAGRRTLALVNLAAIMERADEALLPAVYREVGAALHATPVGLGALTLYRSAVQAACYPLAAYAAVRYNRAHVVAAGAFLWAAATFLVAVSGTFAQVAVARGLNGIGLALVTPAIQSLVADCSDDNTRGAAFGWLQLTGNIGSVIGGLSSLMLASTTIMGIAGWRVAFHIVALISVVVGALVGLFAVDPHFIHVENGEQLLRKSAWEEMKDLVKEAKAVVKISSFQIIVAQGVTGSFPWSALSFAPMWFELMGFTHNETGLLMTTFALASSLGGLLGGKMGDYFAVRFPDSGRIVLSQISSASAIPLAALLLLKLPYDSSSGFLNGLVMFIMGLSISWNGPATNNPIFAEIVPERSRTSIYALDRSFETVLASFAPPVVGFLAEHVYGYNPISYGAGVSNVGKDKSNAAALAKALYTAIAIPMLLCCFIYSLLYRTYPCDRERARMDTLIASEMQQIELERCHGIGDYDAGRKDGATVIDLEYSEEDFDADDDEKALMDQQAEQSGSVN, from the exons ATGCAGCAGACGGTCAAGTGGTCAACGGGAGGTGGCatggcggaggcggcggggagGCGGACGCTGGCGCTGGTGAACCTGGCGGCTATCATGGAGCGCGCCGACGAGGCGCTCCTGCCAGCAGTGTACCGGGAGGTGGGCGCCGCGCTGCACGCGACGCCCGTGGGGCTCGGCGCGCTCACGCTGTACCGCTCCGCCGTGCAGGCCGCCTGCTACCCGCTCGCTGCCTACGCCGCCGTGCGCTACAACCGCGCCCACGTCGTCGCCGCGGGGGCCTTCCTCTGGGCCGCCGCCACCTTCCTCGTCGCCGTCTCCGGCACTTTCGCCCAG GTAGCAGTGGCTAGAGGTTTGAATGGTATTGGCCTAGCGCTAGTCACCCCAGCAATCCAATCTCTAGTGGCAGATTGCTCTGATGACAATACTCGAGGCGCCGCATTTGGATGGCTTCAACTCACTGGCAACATAGGCTCAGTTATTGGTGGTTTATCTTCTCTGATGCTAGCATCAACCACAATCATGGGTATCGCCGGTTGGCGTGTTGCGTTTCACATTGTTGCTCTCATCAGTGTAGTAGTCGGTGCATTAGTTGGCCTATTTGCAGTGGACCCTCATTTCATCCATGTTGAAAATGGCGAGCAACTCTTGCGCAAGTCTGCATGGGAAGAGATGAAGGATTTAGTGAAAGAAGCCAAAGCTGTTGTCAAAATCTCGTCATTTCAGATCATTGTGGCTCAGGGAGTCACAGGTTCATTTCCATGGTCTGCCCTATCCTTTGCCCCAATGTGGTTCGAACTGATGGGCTTTACACACAATGAAACTGGACTTCTCATGACGACATTTGCATTGGCAAGTTCACTTGGAGGGCTTTTAGGTGGAAAGATGGGGGACTATTTCGCTGTTCGTTTTCCGGATTCTGGTCGAATAGTCCTGTCGCAGATAAGCTCGGCTTCTGCAATTCCACTGGCTGCTCTGTTGCTATTAAAGCTACCTTATGATTCCTCTTCTGGATTCTTGAACGGGCTTGTCATGTTTATTATGGGGCTAAGCATCTCTTGGAACGGTCCTGCTACTAACAA CCCGATATTTGCCGAAATCGTTCCTGAGAGATCAAGGACAAGTATCTATGCGTTGGACCGTTCTTTCGAGACAGTCTTAGCTTCATTCGCCCCACCGGTCGTTGGTTTTTTAGCTGAGCATGTCTATGGATACAACCCCATCTCCTATGGAGCTGGAGTTAGCAATGTTGGGAAGGACAAATCAAATGCTGCGGCCCTAGCCAAAGCTCTTTACACGGCGATTGCCATCCCTATGCTACTCTGCTGCTTCATCTACTCCCTGTTGTACCGGACATACCCGTGTGACAGGGAGAGGGCAAGAATGGACACTCTGATTGCATCAGAGATGCAGCAGATCGAACTGGAAAGATGTCATGGAATAGGAGATTATGATGCTGGAAGGAAGGACGGCGCCACTGTGATTGATCTGGAGTACAGCGAGGAAGATTTTGATGCTGATGACGATGAAAAGGCATTGATGGATCAGCAGGCTGAACAGAGTGGCAGTGTCAATTGA